The Branchiostoma lanceolatum isolate klBraLanc5 chromosome 12, klBraLanc5.hap2, whole genome shotgun sequence DNA segment TGCTGTATAGCTGGTCAAAACTTTCATTCACCGCCAGTATGGTATCCGTGTTACCCACCTCAAGAAAATGTACCCTAAATGATTTTGGAACCCAAAAGAGGCACATGCGTACCTATTTCCTGCTGGTACACTGTTGAATCCCTATTCATGTATTTCACACTAGTAATGAACGATCATAGTAGTTGTGAATGTCATTATATGTATACTGGGAAGCTTGCATTGGCTGTTAAGTTGTAGCTGGAACACCAGACCAGACTGCCAGAAGGAGCCTATAGCCTAGGTCTAGCTCGTTAATCATGTAATCCTGCACCTATAGCTACCTAGTGGTATTTCTACAATACAACGTACATACAGGCTCATGCGGGCCTATTACATTGGGATGAATGCCATCCTTGTTTTGCGTGCTCAATTGTTAGCTTGATTTTGGTAGGGCCAGCGAAGATTACTGAAGCTAAAGGATAGTATATGATGTAGTCACATACATACAATGACCGACTGACCCAAAGTCTGCCAATCCTTTCGACGACTTCAGTGACCAAACCGTTGACTGATCATACTGAGTGCACGGCTGCAATGCCGTCTAAGGTGTCAGAATCTGTCATGGATACTTGTACATACAAAGCACTGTGACATGTCACTACCCACGACTGTATGTCTACGATAGTTTGGTCTCTACACTTCGCAGGATCACGAACTGACAAGCTTAAGGGGGAGATTAAGCTAGTCCTTGCCAGTAAAAACGGACCCATCGGAGTGTACCAAAAATATAGCCTCTACcgggctccgcggatggctgaaaaaatagcagaaatttgccaaatagagtgaacagTACGCTAAGGGAGGCTATGGAGAGTACGCTAAGGGAGGCTATTGAGAGCCTGCCATCCTAGAGCCTGTGCGGACACGGCATCAAGAAAGGGTATAAATTAATCCCCCCACTGTTTGTACAAAGGAACGGCAAACTGTATCCCTGTATCAGACTTGCtcttcttgcatgtttttctgtctatttggccaatttctactctttcctgccgcctctggagcctggtagaggctaccaaaGATATCGCTCAACTACTGTTATACCCCAAACAATGATGTAgacatattcttttattagtttTATGAAGACTACAATCTTTTAAAAAGTGCTGAATTTATATCCGAGGCCACAGGCTCTCAAACTTTAAATAATCCTAACTTAGCAGGTTCTCACGCACACACGTAGCAGGTTAAATATGACGATTGTTTCAATGCGAAACTTTTCTGTCCACAGTTCCAGCGGAGAAGAACCCGGCCCGCCATGTCAAAGTACGACTCGCTCCTCCACCCTGACGCCCAGGCCTACTTCCGCTCACCGATCGTCAGAGATGTCTTGAAGAAAACTCTTAAACAGGTACGTGAGAGACAACGTCTTGGAAAACTGCTATATTGGCtgctgttgacaccttgaacaAGCCCAATGTAAACAGGCTTAACAATAAAGGGTTCGTACGCTCGATGAAGGTAGTCGTTTACATCAAAGATATCGCTTCTTTTCTCATTCGCAATGCAAATTGTCTTGGTCCATAGGATCCAATGCCATTTTGGTTAATTCACTTTGACACTATAACATGTAACGCTAAACAGTAAAACCCGTGTAAAGGGACCACATATATAGTGGACTTAAATTCgaagaaaatggtcacaacAGCCAGATGTTCTCTATACACACAGGATCCTTAATGCTTGTCTCAAATACGGGGGAAAATAATCTAAAAGGTCACAATAGCCAGGctgtccttatgcagaggtggtcactatatcTAGTACTGTATCTGGATTGCAGTTTAGATAAGCAAGCAGAGTAGACTGTCTTTCCATTGTGACTATAGAATACTTTCACCATAGCTATTTCTAGATCTCTATATCTGTTAGCCAGTAATAAAGAATTTGATGAATTGCTGTCGGTTGTTTCTGTAGGTTGAAGCCAGTGACATGGATGAAGCGGAGAAGTCTGCTGTGATACAGAAGTTGTTGATGCCAGGAGGACCGAAGGGTTCCAGACTCATGCAGCAGAGCGTAGTGGTGGACAACCTGTCCGAGATTCCCGGGTAAGGATGTAACaacttctcctcctcctcctttaAGTGCTACACACTTTCTTCCTTCTTCACCCTCCCCATTTGTGTCTTGTGATCGTTCTTCGCGTTCACGTGCGTTCTCTTTTCGTTTCGTTTCTTCCTCCATCTGTGACTCCCCCTCCGCTTGTCTTTCTATCTTAAAAGTTTCTACCTTCGTCTTCTTAGCCTTTGCCATCTATGTACTTCCAAGTCTTCTCCTTGGATCAACTTAATTCAGTCTTTACGCTTCTCCTTCCTCTTTTCCTCCATCTCTGTCGTCCCTTCTTTTGTTTCTTCTCAATCTTTTCCTTAGTTTTCGTCTTCTACGTCTCCTTAGATCAGAGAGGGGGTTAGAGGGGTAGGAGGATgttagatatagatagatacacagatagatagatgggGAGatgtatagagagagagagagggagggagagagagagagagagagagagagagagagagaaagggatggatggatggatggatggatggatggatggatggatggatggacagacGGACGGgtggagagagagatagagatggatggatggatggatggagataATTATAGATATGGATATAAATATAACAGCTTATTAAAACAAACACCTGTTGTTTCCAGGTATCGGACCCACCCCGACCTGCACTATGACCCCAGGAAGGACCAGAAGGCCAAAGGTTACTTCACTTTGCGGGGGGTCCAGGACCACATCCAGCTCACCTGCACTCTGCATCCGGTAGGTTTACAAATATATTATATGATGTTTAGTACAAAGACATTATGTACATAGTGTTTTGTCAATCCATATGTCGTTTTAATTGATTGATTCAAAATTGTGAGATGGGTCTGATAAGCAACCCCACATCCCTACAATTGCTGTGAACGTGCCGTGCTAGGTTATTTCTTAGGCATGATTTCACTTATCGTATGACTTTTAATGTTTGAACTTGATACgaagttatcatcatcattccttTGATTTGACCAAGAGCTTTTTTATTATTGTTTTTAGAGAAAACAGTTaagtttttttcaacttttccaATAAACAGTCGAAGAAATTCTGTCAATCTCTTCCAATTTTCTTTAAGGTTATATATTGCAGTAACCCCTCGCATGTCATGccctttccctttttttcttttttctttcaaaacatgagatactaaaagaaatgtttgctcTCTGCAGTTTGTAGATGCTTTCACAGGATGTTAATGACGGATCtattatttcatatttacaTTCAGTGTGATGATAATATTATGCTATATTCTTATCATGCTTTCATATATTTGTTGCCAGTCACAAAAGTTCTTGCGGTTTCAATATGGGCTCTGCGATGTACAATTTACGCCTTCTGTAGAGCCAATGGCAGTGTAATTTCAAATGCTTGAAACCTCCTTAGTAGACCCCATAACGCTGTGACCTGTGAATCAGGATTTGTCTTTCGTCACGTGTATAATGTGAAAGTAGGTCTGGCATTTCCTGTGTAAATACGGCAGAAAAGCGAACAGTGTACTTTGGCATGGGCGGAATCGGCATATAAATATATCCACATAGTCCGCTGGTAATGAGCATAATCCTGTACAAACAATAGGCAGCGATGGGCGACCGGTCCGACAAGTTGTAATTATTCTGCGCCCGCACGAACGTTGCTAGGCACAATTGTTTACGGGGCGACTCAGGTCAGTCGGGACTGAGCCATCCTTTCACAGGTGTGCCTCAAAACTCAGCAACTGTTTGAAAACAGGGCCTATAAACCTATAAAGTCGCTTCGAATCGGTGGATTTGAGTTGTTTCTTGTGTTTGGAATCCTTCAGGGTGAACGGGAGCTACCCACGAAGATGGCTCGGCGGTCTGGCGGATTCGTACCCGAACGCTCGGCAGAGGAACTGCAGCAGTTGGAACAAGGCTTCGTCTTGGACAGCATCGCCGTTAGCAACATCTCCAAGGACTACTCCAAGGCCCAGCCTAAGCTAGGACCCGCCATTCCGCCGTACAACTCGCAAAAGGACAAGAATGTAGACAGCTACTTCAAGTTCCAGTGGGCCCCCACGGTTCTGAAGAGAAGCAAACAGGTAAGACAGCTGGTTTGAGTTTTGTAAACACACGTTGACAAGAATGACCATGCACAAACTGCATGCGCTTTGTTTTGACTAACACAAATATATCTTAAAGGATATGTACAGCGAGCTGCTTTCTCTCTTTGTCTCATCATTTCTCTGCTTACGTAATCTTCATAATCCCTTAACAAAACTATTCAAGCTGCAAAACTATGTTATAAGAATGGCCTTTGTCTTCAAACATTGTTCTGGTAGACAAAATAATTCTAACTATTTCCTGGTAGTGTACAAAGTCCTAGCCTAAAATATATTTGTTCAGGCTaattcaaaatctaaaaaaagggAACAAGTTTCCACATTAACGTTTTCATATTCAATCACCCAATAACAACCGTTTGATTGAATCATTATGTACCTGAGTATGGTGATTACGGAATCGGAATTACTTTTTGCTTGGAAAGGTTGATATCAAACCTTGGACTTCAGACTTGCATGTCGAGCATTTATAAAAGTAAAGGAGCCACATATATGACACTCCAGAATGTTTTACGTTGTAGGGGGAAGTTCACAATTAAAGGGCTTGACGGTCAACACTAATTTGATCCACGATGtagttagaatatacatgtaggggtgtCCATTCACTACTCTGAATGGACTAGCCCTTAAATGTGACCAAGCACAAATATTTTACCGTTACTAGCCACTCGCTTCATACACTTGACACGACATCTCCCAGTTGTGTTTgaattaatttctttctttattatCAGGTACATAGCGACATAAGTGTTTCATAAATTTGTAACTAAGTGTGTTAAAATGCTTCTCTACAGGGCCATGGCGGTACTTCTATCGAGGGACCCGTCATAGACCGTTTCCACAACTACGGCGGTGGGCACCAGTACCTGTCCAAGCGGAACCAGTTTGGCGCAGGTGTGTCTTGGAATAAATCAACCAATGGAATACGCCcctcatgaattttcatgcaaTGTCTCGGTTTGAATGCTTCCTGATCCCAAAGGATTTTCTGTATGACGCAGAACTTCTAATTACTTTTTCTAAGTTACAAACAGTGGGAAACAATTGTTACAGTCACTTCGTAATTGTGCAGAAATTTTCCATAGTAGAAACTATTATAGAAAACTTGAACTTACCTGGTATCCTTACTTGTATGTTCGGCAAGAACTTTTTAAGGTCATGAAATGCTTCCCCGTATTAAACTAGTGTcgatatgaaaattaaaaaagagtATGCAATGTACGTATACGCTGCTCCTATTTTCTATGAGATGTAATCTATTGTCATAACTAACAAGGGAGtagttccttttttttcttgacttTATTTTCAGTTAAAAAATGAGCGTTTGTCCGAAAAGATGTATGAAAAAAAGTTCAGAGGGAGTGGCGAATGTTTCAAATGTAATGCGTTTAATGATTCTTACCTGCCATCTGCCCGATTCTTACCTTCTCGCAGGTCACTCTAGAGAGCTTGTGGACGGACATGCGCAGTTCATGTCGGACATGAAAGCGATGAACGGCTACCACGGTCCGTTCGGCTTCAGACGGAACACTCCGGAGCTGCGCACGCGGCCCTCCCCCTTCGGGCTGGACCCACGGTCTCCCACACAGTGAACTTTGCACATATGTACAGTAGTCTtttgtatatctgtgacagatCTGCGATACGGGCACTTCAAACAGTGATATCTGTGACAGCAAATACGTGACTTGTCAGTGGGTGAAGATATGTGGCAACTCGGTACATATAGatctgtcacagatatacaaaGAAAGTGTCGTACCCTACCCGCCTAGATTAAGTGTTTTCATGGACTAAATACTCAGAAGCAAATATCACAGTGGCTCATATAAGTTTGATAGTGAGCTTGAAGTATTTAACGACCGTAAATGTCATTGGTCACTCGTGGCCTGTCAATTGATTTTCCTCTTTACCATTGGGCACCCAAAACATAATGTTGATAGGAGAAAAAGACGTACTTAGTTTTATGATAGTCTTAGTTTGCTCAGCAATTACCACTTATCAAGAAGCTTTGTCAGGACTGTTCCATTCACAAATATAGGGAGGCGGTGATCAGAAACATTTGATCCCACCGCTTTTCATTCTAATGAGCAGGTCAACGTAGTATAATATTCATAGCCAGTATCCTTTCGTTTGAAGAAACAATGTGACTCCCCGTAAAGCTTTTGATGATACAGCCTTAGACAAAGAATATTATGTGATATGAATGATTTTAGAAATTGCTGCAATATGTCGCAAAAAAGGGCACTTTAGCCAAAGTGCTAGGAATTAAACATTAGATGTTGTCATGCTAGATCAAAATATATGCTACTGCAGCTGCTGGATAGTAATCAAGTTGAATAGTCGAGACTAGGAAAACATTTCTCATTGCTttaatgtgtaaatatgtatTTTGAGGATTTTTGTCACCTTCTGCACCTAACATCAACACAGATACCTTGCGATGTGTTTTGACACACGTTTGATTACACAATGTATATTCATAGTTTATGATGATCTGTTGGACAGAAAATTCATTACACTTGTGAATATTTTTCAATGACTTACTTGAGTAGTAAAAATCTGTTGGACAGTAAAGTCATTACACTCGTGGATATTTTCAAAGGATCTACTTTGGTAGTGAACAAAAGAATCATAATATGTACCATAGTCCGTATTCCTTTAATCTGTTTTGATTTTAGTTTATTAACAGTCAGTTTAGTCTTGTAGGATTATTCAATTCTTATTGCAGAAGTACAGTGCATAGTGGGAGCTCTCTGTCCAATTTATGCCACTTACTGTATGTGTGAATATAAATAAAATGCAGTGAATTAAGTCATTGTCTCCGTCTGATATGTAATTTCAGCCACAAGGTTGTTTTTAAGTCTTCAGAGGAGGATCTATAAATGCATAGCATACATCAATGCTTTGTACATTGCATTATAATGCGTGGTATGTCTATATAGTAACAAACACCACAATCTGTGATAggaaaatatcatgtttttacaTTATGACTGAACATAATCACAGCACTATATATACCTGTCGTTTACACTTCGATCTGATCTCATTTACTACTGTAAACACGAAAATGTATATAAATgcgtagaaatacaaaatcgGTGATAGCTTCCTGAATGATTTAGAAAACCTCCACCACTAAGTACGTCCCTGAGTATAGGcaaaaaaacaattcaaaatgtATGATGGCGAATGTTGATTAGTCTGATTTGAATATATCGGGCTACCTTATTAGCATATTTGGGAACACATAGTAGAGGCGGGTCATGACCTGACAAAGGATCAGCCTGGTCAACGAGCG contains these protein-coding regions:
- the LOC136445937 gene encoding uncharacterized protein, with protein sequence MTSYEYLTGNSSLRCRSKLEPFPPPWKPQRRGNDRQQRFVLDSIWAQFQRRRTRPAMSKYDSLLHPDAQAYFRSPIVRDVLKKTLKQVEASDMDEAEKSAVIQKLLMPGGPKGSRLMQQSVVVDNLSEIPGYRTHPDLHYDPRKDQKAKGYFTLRGVQDHIQLTCTLHPGERELPTKMARRSGGFVPERSAEELQQLEQGFVLDSIAVSNISKDYSKAQPKLGPAIPPYNSQKDKNVDSYFKFQWAPTVLKRSKQGHGGTSIEGPVIDRFHNYGGGHQYLSKRNQFGAGHSRELVDGHAQFMSDMKAMNGYHGPFGFRRNTPELRTRPSPFGLDPRSPTQ